A genomic segment from Nitrosopumilus sp. K4 encodes:
- a CDS encoding NADH-quinone oxidoreductase subunit D gives MSAKLPPGLALQKVDERIMTLNVGPQHPGSGHMRIIVQIDGDYIVACDPDPGYVHRGEEKMAEYRNYITNIPHLERPVIHDSCNVLYPYVLGVEELLGIEVPERAKYIRVIASELNRCIYTQYWLAIYGIFLGHSTMFMWPAGDRELLIDLMEKMSGARVTHAHFVPGGVRNDLPANFEDACLRQVNYFEKRIKEYAAVFYDNPILIARTEKTGVLSRQDAIRLGTTGSVLRASGVDYDLRKKEPYDVYDELDFQTHVLKEGDAYARSRVPWLDMLESCRIIRHALEKMPKSGSVRVKLKPNPKGGDDSVYKRVESGRGSLGCYIVSDKKPEPYRVKLSVGSFRNLIALPYLLKGEKLGNMPSVYWSLNYWPVEADR, from the coding sequence ATGAGCGCAAAGTTACCTCCGGGATTGGCACTTCAAAAAGTAGACGAGAGAATTATGACTCTCAATGTAGGACCACAACATCCAGGTTCTGGCCACATGAGAATTATTGTTCAAATTGATGGTGACTATATTGTTGCATGTGATCCCGATCCTGGATATGTTCATCGTGGCGAAGAAAAAATGGCCGAATATAGAAACTACATCACAAATATTCCTCATTTAGAGAGACCAGTAATACATGATTCATGCAATGTTTTGTATCCTTATGTTTTAGGTGTTGAAGAACTTCTTGGAATTGAAGTACCAGAACGTGCAAAATACATTCGAGTAATTGCATCTGAACTAAACAGATGTATCTATACACAATATTGGCTTGCAATCTATGGGATCTTTTTAGGACACTCTACAATGTTTATGTGGCCCGCTGGAGACCGTGAACTGTTAATTGACTTGATGGAAAAAATGTCAGGAGCGCGCGTAACTCATGCTCATTTTGTTCCAGGTGGAGTAAGAAATGATTTACCTGCAAACTTTGAAGATGCTTGTTTGAGACAAGTAAACTACTTTGAAAAACGAATCAAAGAATACGCTGCAGTTTTTTATGATAACCCAATTTTAATTGCAAGGACAGAAAAAACTGGGGTTCTTTCTAGACAAGACGCAATTAGACTGGGAACAACTGGTTCTGTTTTACGTGCAAGTGGAGTCGATTATGATCTTAGAAAGAAGGAACCTTATGATGTTTATGATGAATTGGACTTTCAAACTCATGTTCTAAAAGAAGGTGATGCATATGCAAGATCTAGAGTTCCATGGCTTGACATGTTGGAAAGTTGTAGAATTATACGACATGCTCTTGAAAAAATGCCGAAATCTGGCTCTGTACGAGTAAAACTAAAACCAAATCCAAAAGGTGGTGATGACTCTGTTTACAAACGTGTTGAGTCTGGACGAGGTTCTTTAGGATGTTATATTGTTTCTGATAAAAAACCAGAACCATATAGAGTGAAACTTAGTGTTGGCTCATTTAGAAACTTGATTGCTTTACCATATCTACTAAAAGGTGAAAAACTCGGTAACATGCCCTCCGTTTATTGGAGTCTAAACTATTGGCCAGTGGAGGCGGATCGATAA
- a CDS encoding NADH-quinone oxidoreductase subunit C, whose protein sequence is MSEEKKESADNKPEEKPAPKPASAAKKPAPAEKEVELPEFEKSIADTITSKFGEKAEVAFVKPDRVRINVKKEDVHEVAEFVRDELNFDHAESVSGVDYPQDKEIEVVYHLGSYTDPALSRQILVLATRAPREDNPIPGNDATKLPSLRDIFYSVEFFEREIFEMLGVYFENHPDNRRLLLPEDWADLPPLRKDFAIKGR, encoded by the coding sequence ATGAGTGAAGAAAAGAAAGAGTCTGCTGACAATAAACCTGAGGAAAAACCTGCACCAAAACCAGCATCCGCTGCAAAGAAACCTGCACCTGCTGAAAAAGAGGTAGAACTCCCAGAATTTGAGAAAAGCATTGCAGACACTATCACTTCAAAATTTGGTGAAAAGGCTGAAGTTGCTTTTGTAAAACCTGACCGTGTTAGAATAAATGTTAAAAAAGAAGATGTTCATGAAGTCGCTGAATTTGTCCGAGATGAATTAAATTTTGACCATGCAGAGTCCGTTTCAGGCGTAGATTATCCTCAAGATAAAGAAATTGAAGTTGTTTATCACTTAGGATCATACACTGATCCTGCTCTTTCCAGACAAATTCTAGTGTTGGCAACACGAGCTCCTAGAGAAGATAATCCTATACCAGGAAATGATGCAACCAAACTTCCTAGTCTTAGAGATATATTCTACAGCGTTGAATTTTTTGAAAGAGAGATTTTTGAAATGTTAGGTGTTTACTTTGAAAATCATCCAGATAATAGACGATTACTTTTACCTGAAGATTGGGCCGACTTACCACCTCTTAGAAAGGACTTTGCAATAAAAGGAAGATGA
- a CDS encoding NADH-quinone oxidoreductase subunit B has product MLKDLVTPENANVFVGKLGDILEKAIDKPLGYAINWGRIWSLWPVHIETACCSVEFGAASSPRYDVERFGIIEAFGSLRQCDLIVVQGTITRKMAPRLRLVYDQMPEPKYVIAMGACAITGGLYFDSYNVLPGIDGVIPVDVYVPGCPPRPETLIQGCMLLQEKIKRMKARKFV; this is encoded by the coding sequence TTGCTAAAAGATCTAGTTACACCAGAGAACGCAAATGTGTTTGTAGGAAAACTGGGTGATATTTTAGAAAAAGCAATTGACAAACCATTGGGCTATGCCATCAATTGGGGTAGAATTTGGTCACTTTGGCCTGTTCATATTGAAACAGCTTGTTGCAGTGTAGAATTTGGAGCAGCATCAAGTCCACGATATGATGTTGAAAGATTTGGTATCATTGAAGCATTTGGATCACTCAGACAGTGTGATCTAATTGTAGTTCAGGGAACAATCACAAGAAAAATGGCACCACGTCTTCGTTTAGTTTATGATCAAATGCCAGAACCAAAATATGTTATTGCAATGGGTGCATGCGCAATTACTGGAGGATTGTATTTTGATTCATACAATGTACTTCCAGGAATTGACGGTGTGATTCCAGTTGATGTATATGTTCCAGGTTGTCCGCCTAGACCTGAAACTCTAATTCAAGGCTGTATGTTGTTACAAGAAAAAATCAAGAGGATGAAGGCTAGGAAGTTTGTATAA
- a CDS encoding NADH-quinone oxidoreductase subunit A has product MFGFAVAAMAPALIISRMISPRKKSNPVKFLPMECGQVPSGEGRTHFMMQYYAYILMFVVFDVMAIFLYAWGSTILELPKSATLPIIGFLGIMFAAMAFALYQSGRRNIW; this is encoded by the coding sequence ATGTTTGGGTTTGCAGTAGCAGCTATGGCACCTGCTCTGATTATTTCTAGAATGATTTCACCTAGAAAAAAAAGTAATCCTGTAAAATTTTTACCAATGGAATGTGGCCAAGTCCCATCTGGAGAGGGTCGTACTCATTTCATGATGCAATATTATGCGTATATCTTGATGTTTGTGGTTTTTGATGTTATGGCAATTTTCTTGTATGCATGGGGGAGTACAATTTTGGAATTGCCAAAGTCCGCAACTCTTCCAATCATAGGATTTTTAGGAATTATGTTTGCAGCTATGGCTTTTGCATTATATCAATCAGGGAGACGAAATATATGGTAA
- a CDS encoding redoxin domain-containing protein: MTLNIGDTAPSFELPDTELKMRTLDEFKGKKIVLSFFVAASSPVCETELCKFRDSWNEISNLGAQVIAISNDGPFANKAFAEKNNYNFPVLADYTSKTIRDYDVLMKDLLHIKDYNAAKRSVFVIMEDGKIGYKWVSEDPLKEPNYEEIKQFLK, from the coding sequence ATGACATTGAATATTGGAGATACAGCTCCCAGTTTTGAGCTTCCAGATACTGAATTAAAAATGCGGACTTTGGATGAGTTCAAAGGAAAGAAGATTGTATTGTCATTCTTTGTAGCTGCAAGTTCACCAGTTTGTGAAACCGAACTTTGTAAGTTTAGAGATTCATGGAATGAGATAAGCAATCTAGGTGCTCAAGTTATTGCAATAAGCAATGATGGTCCATTTGCAAACAAAGCATTTGCAGAGAAAAACAACTATAATTTTCCAGTATTGGCAGATTATACAAGCAAAACAATTCGAGATTATGATGTGTTAATGAAAGATCTTCTACACATCAAAGACTATAACGCTGCAAAACGTTCAGTGTTTGTAATTATGGAAGATGGAAAGATAGGATACAAATGGGTATCTGAAGATCCATTAAAAGAACCAAACTATGAAGAAATAAAACAATTCCTAAAATAG